The following coding sequences are from one Vulgatibacter sp. window:
- a CDS encoding RluA family pseudouridine synthase — protein sequence MEETLEEKRLQVPADAAGTRLDKFVADVLGVPRHRVMAAIEAGHVRVGGRRAKKGAPVEAGQEVTVALPPAATPPEPQPELPLRVVFEDPDFVVVDKPSGWPTHPLEPGEKGTLANALVARYPECAEAAPDVREGGVAHRLDTPTSGLVVAARNRATWDALRQQFTERSVRKEYLALAAGAVFGPVEVTVPIGSDPGTPGKARAVAQERLLERKGAREAHTLVEVEKRLVGWTLVRCTITTGVMHQIRVHLGHLGNPVAGDDLYGGARPEGLHRLFLHATRLGFLHPRTGEALLFEAPLPPDLQAVVDALA from the coding sequence GTGGAAGAGACCCTCGAAGAGAAGCGCCTCCAGGTGCCCGCCGACGCTGCCGGCACCCGCCTCGACAAATTCGTCGCCGACGTCCTCGGCGTTCCGCGCCACCGGGTGATGGCCGCCATCGAGGCGGGCCACGTCCGCGTCGGTGGCAGGCGCGCGAAGAAGGGCGCGCCGGTGGAGGCGGGGCAGGAGGTCACGGTGGCCCTGCCTCCCGCAGCGACGCCGCCGGAGCCCCAGCCCGAGCTGCCGCTGCGGGTGGTCTTCGAGGATCCCGACTTCGTCGTGGTCGACAAGCCCAGCGGCTGGCCCACCCATCCCCTCGAGCCCGGCGAGAAGGGTACCCTCGCCAACGCGCTGGTGGCCCGCTATCCCGAATGCGCCGAGGCAGCGCCCGACGTGCGCGAGGGCGGCGTCGCCCACCGCCTCGACACACCCACCTCCGGCCTCGTCGTCGCCGCCCGCAACCGAGCGACCTGGGACGCGCTCCGGCAGCAATTCACCGAGCGCAGCGTGCGCAAGGAATACCTCGCCCTCGCAGCCGGCGCGGTCTTCGGCCCGGTGGAGGTGACGGTCCCGATCGGCTCCGATCCCGGCACGCCGGGCAAGGCCCGTGCGGTGGCGCAGGAGCGCCTCCTCGAGCGCAAGGGCGCCCGCGAGGCCCACACCCTGGTCGAGGTCGAGAAGCGCCTCGTCGGCTGGACGCTGGTGCGCTGCACCATCACCACCGGCGTGATGCACCAGATCCGCGTCCACCTCGGCCACCTGGGCAACCCCGTCGCCGGCGACGACCTCTACGGCGGCGCGCGGCCCGAGGGGCTGCACCGGCTCTTCCTCCACGCCACGCGCCTCGGCTTCCTGCACCCGCGCACCGGCGAGGCGCTCCTCTTCGAGGCGCCGCTCCCACCCGATCTGCAGGCGGTGGTCGACGCGCTCGCGTGA
- a CDS encoding TatD family hydrolase, which translates to MELFDTHCHLDRPEFDADRDALLTRARAAGVGHVLVPAIGPAWWDGLLALVEQGGGHLSCGLGIHPQEIPTLDPADDDRSIRRLGDLLEAGHAVAVGECGLDAPTAENGGSMERQVRLLEAQLGLARDLELPVILHVFRCQGEAVRVLERFGKLPAGGVLHSYSGSAELVKRWSRLDLHFSFTGPVTFERSRRIHEAARAVPADRLLLESDAPDQPPAGHRGERNEPAFLPEVARALAALRGEDAEELAARTTLNARRLFGY; encoded by the coding sequence ATGGAACTCTTCGACACCCACTGCCATCTCGATCGGCCGGAGTTCGACGCCGATCGGGATGCGCTCCTCACCAGGGCCCGGGCAGCAGGCGTCGGGCACGTCCTCGTTCCGGCGATCGGACCCGCCTGGTGGGATGGCCTCCTCGCGCTGGTCGAGCAGGGCGGCGGCCATCTCTCCTGCGGCCTCGGCATCCACCCGCAGGAGATCCCCACGCTCGATCCGGCGGACGACGACAGGTCGATCCGGCGCCTCGGCGATCTGCTCGAGGCGGGTCACGCGGTGGCAGTCGGGGAGTGCGGCCTCGATGCGCCCACCGCGGAGAACGGCGGATCGATGGAGCGGCAGGTGCGCCTCCTCGAGGCGCAGCTCGGCCTCGCCCGCGACCTCGAGCTCCCCGTGATCCTCCACGTCTTCCGCTGCCAGGGGGAGGCGGTGCGGGTGCTCGAGCGCTTCGGCAAGCTCCCGGCAGGCGGCGTGCTCCACAGCTACTCGGGCAGCGCGGAGCTGGTGAAGCGGTGGAGCAGGCTCGACCTCCACTTCTCCTTCACCGGCCCCGTGACCTTCGAGCGGTCGCGGCGGATCCACGAGGCGGCCCGGGCGGTCCCCGCCGACAGGCTCCTCCTCGAGAGCGACGCGCCCGATCAGCCGCCGGCCGGGCACAGGGGCGAGCGCAACGAACCCGCCTTCCTCCCCGAGGTGGCGAGGGCGCTCGCGGCCTTGCGTGGCGAGGACGCGGAAGAGTTGGCGGCCCGAACCACGTTGAACGCCCGCCGGCTCTTCGGCTACTAG
- a CDS encoding 6-phosphofructokinase, whose protein sequence is MAIQKVAVLTGGGDAPGLNAVLRAIVRRGAERNLEIMGIRDGWEGLLEDNHERLNRRRVAGILHLGGTILGTSRLNPMAVENGPQRVIQALERHNVNAVIAIGGEGTLSIAREMHELGVKIVGVPKTIDNDLGCTDFTFGFDTAVSIATEAIDRLHSTAESHQRCMVVEVMGRHVGWIAAYAGLAGGADVVLVPERPTTIDAVVERVERRRQRGSRFSIIVCAEGAMVDLGEGAKVVADGYDDFGHMKLGGIGERVARAVEQRTGIESRVTVLGYIQRGGTPTAHDRILATRYGVAAADMVSEGKWGMMAALQGNDIVAVPLAEATRGLKTLDPRFYDLASVFFG, encoded by the coding sequence TTGGCCATCCAGAAGGTCGCCGTTCTCACCGGCGGCGGCGATGCCCCCGGCCTCAATGCGGTGCTGCGGGCGATCGTTCGCCGGGGGGCCGAGCGCAACCTCGAGATCATGGGGATCCGCGACGGCTGGGAGGGGCTGCTCGAGGACAACCACGAGCGCCTCAACCGCCGCCGGGTCGCCGGCATCCTGCACCTCGGCGGAACGATCCTCGGCACGTCCCGGCTCAATCCGATGGCGGTGGAGAACGGCCCGCAGCGGGTGATCCAGGCCCTCGAGCGCCACAACGTCAACGCGGTGATCGCCATCGGCGGCGAGGGCACCCTCTCGATCGCCCGGGAGATGCACGAGCTCGGGGTGAAGATCGTCGGCGTGCCCAAGACCATCGACAACGACCTCGGCTGCACCGACTTCACCTTCGGCTTCGACACCGCGGTCTCGATCGCCACCGAGGCGATCGACCGGCTCCACTCCACCGCCGAGTCGCACCAGCGGTGCATGGTGGTCGAGGTGATGGGACGCCACGTCGGCTGGATCGCCGCCTACGCCGGGCTCGCCGGTGGAGCGGACGTGGTGCTCGTGCCCGAGCGTCCCACCACGATCGACGCGGTGGTCGAGCGCGTCGAGCGCCGCAGGCAGCGGGGCAGCAGGTTCTCGATCATCGTCTGCGCCGAGGGCGCCATGGTCGACCTCGGCGAGGGCGCGAAGGTGGTGGCCGACGGCTACGACGACTTCGGCCACATGAAGCTCGGAGGCATCGGGGAGCGGGTGGCCCGGGCGGTGGAGCAGCGCACCGGGATCGAGAGCCGCGTCACCGTCCTCGGCTACATCCAGCGTGGCGGCACGCCCACCGCCCACGACCGGATCCTCGCCACCCGCTACGGCGTCGCCGCTGCCGACATGGTCTCGGAGGGCAAGTGGGGCATGATGGCCGCGCTCCAGGGCAACGACATCGTCGCGGTGCCGCTGGCGGAGGCGACCCGGGGGCTCAAGACCCTCGATCCGCGCTTCTACGATCTGGCCAGCGTCTTCTTCGGCTAG
- the pcnB gene encoding polynucleotide adenylyltransferase PcnB: MSDERISASREPRDSEPRRRTPEDPLQALTAFAGETPDLPLEKLDFDALKVVQRLRSYGHQAYLVGGCVRDLSLGLQPKDFDVATSAHPGEIRAIFRNCRLIGRRFRLAHVYFRGGKVVETATFRANPNEDVEASQANGDLFITRDNVFGTAEEDARRRDFTINGLFYDVVLGRILDYVGGRVDLERRLIRTIGDPDVRMREDPVRLLRAVRFAAKLDLRIEEKTWAAMQRNKGEIARCAPPRVLEEIFRLLRSGYSRRCFELLHEMDALSVLLPPVAHWLGASSAQEGQALFESLGLLDEVVRKGPCPDDAVLLSTLLIHHSQHQLVKDAPGGELGEGVESVEAAAEDESVESEEVAEIEAIERATDESIPLPEETAEDTAQLEWSISARAESVEELLAELVRSARLPRRIAERARLVLHAQRILSGVRKRRSSPMKFVRQPYFSDALLVLELYARTTGHGLDALERWRGRYAQYVAEARAKGQPLPDAAAEILAAEVEAELPAAAPAAVAAPIEGEAAGGEKRKRRRGRRKRGREAPAAEVAAAGEAEAAPVAAAVAAAPEKSEGPESLPPPAERRPPPGPADFLPF; encoded by the coding sequence ATGAGCGACGAGCGTATTTCCGCATCCCGAGAGCCCCGCGACTCCGAACCCCGCCGGCGCACGCCGGAGGATCCGCTGCAGGCCCTCACGGCCTTTGCCGGAGAGACGCCGGATCTCCCGCTCGAAAAGCTCGACTTCGACGCCCTCAAGGTGGTCCAGCGCCTGCGGTCCTACGGCCACCAGGCCTATCTGGTCGGTGGCTGCGTGCGCGACCTCTCGCTGGGCCTCCAGCCGAAGGATTTCGACGTCGCCACCAGCGCCCACCCCGGCGAGATCCGGGCGATCTTCCGGAACTGCCGGCTGATCGGCAGGCGCTTCCGCCTCGCCCACGTCTATTTCCGCGGCGGCAAGGTCGTGGAGACGGCGACCTTCCGCGCCAATCCCAACGAGGACGTGGAAGCCTCGCAGGCGAACGGCGACCTCTTCATCACCAGGGACAACGTCTTCGGCACGGCGGAGGAGGACGCGCGGCGGCGCGACTTCACCATCAACGGCCTCTTCTACGACGTGGTCCTCGGCCGCATCCTCGACTACGTGGGCGGCAGGGTGGATCTCGAGCGGCGGCTCATCCGCACCATCGGCGACCCGGACGTGCGCATGCGGGAGGATCCCGTGCGGCTCCTCCGCGCGGTGCGCTTCGCCGCCAAGCTCGATCTGCGGATCGAGGAGAAGACCTGGGCGGCGATGCAGCGCAACAAGGGCGAGATCGCCCGCTGCGCTCCGCCCCGCGTCCTCGAGGAGATCTTCCGGCTGCTGCGCTCGGGCTATTCGCGCCGCTGCTTCGAGCTGCTCCACGAGATGGACGCGCTCTCGGTGCTCCTCCCGCCGGTCGCCCACTGGCTCGGCGCCAGCTCGGCGCAGGAGGGCCAGGCGCTCTTCGAGTCGCTCGGTCTGCTCGACGAGGTGGTCCGCAAGGGGCCCTGCCCCGACGACGCCGTGCTCCTCTCCACCCTCCTCATCCACCACTCGCAGCACCAGCTGGTGAAGGACGCGCCTGGGGGCGAGCTGGGCGAGGGCGTGGAGTCGGTCGAGGCTGCGGCGGAGGACGAGAGCGTCGAATCCGAGGAGGTCGCCGAGATCGAGGCGATCGAGCGGGCCACCGACGAGTCCATTCCCCTCCCCGAGGAGACGGCGGAGGACACCGCCCAGCTCGAGTGGAGCATCTCCGCCAGGGCGGAGAGCGTCGAGGAGCTGCTGGCGGAGCTGGTGCGCAGCGCCCGCCTCCCCCGCCGGATCGCCGAGCGGGCCCGACTGGTGCTCCACGCGCAGCGGATCCTCTCCGGGGTGCGCAAGCGCCGCTCCTCGCCGATGAAGTTCGTGCGGCAGCCCTATTTCTCCGACGCCCTGCTGGTGCTCGAGCTCTACGCCCGCACCACCGGCCACGGCCTCGACGCGCTGGAGCGCTGGCGCGGCCGCTACGCGCAATACGTGGCGGAGGCCCGGGCCAAGGGGCAGCCGCTGCCCGACGCGGCAGCGGAGATCCTCGCTGCGGAGGTGGAGGCGGAACTGCCCGCTGCCGCACCCGCCGCCGTCGCTGCCCCGATCGAGGGTGAGGCTGCCGGCGGCGAGAAGCGCAAGCGCCGCAGGGGCCGCCGCAAGCGCGGCCGCGAGGCGCCTGCCGCCGAGGTGGCCGCAGCTGGCGAAGCCGAAGCGGCTCCGGTCGCCGCTGCGGTCGCGGCGGCGCCGGAGAAGAGCGAGGGGCCCGAGAGCCTGCCGCCTCCGGCGGAGCGCCGCCCGCCCCCGGGCCCCGCGGATTTCCTGCCCTTCTGA
- a CDS encoding SDR family oxidoreductase, whose amino-acid sequence MHESPFRPDFLQGQVALVTGGGTGIGKACALALAAHGAAVVLASRNEEKLAAVAAEIHARGGEALALPCDIKDPGQVESMAEAAWAWRGGVDLLLNNAGANFLAPALAISANGWRAVVDVVLNGTFYVSRAIGSRMVDRGRGRIVMMAATNGENGSPLMAHSGAAKAGVINLAQTLAVEWAASGVTVNAVCPGPVATEGANQRLWADPATMERIGKRVPLGRFATPDDCVGPVLFLASEAASFVTGASLVVDGGDRLRNPAALFEAL is encoded by the coding sequence ATGCACGAGAGTCCCTTCCGTCCCGATTTCCTGCAGGGCCAGGTCGCGCTCGTCACCGGCGGCGGCACCGGCATCGGCAAGGCCTGCGCCCTGGCCCTCGCGGCCCACGGCGCAGCGGTGGTCCTCGCCTCCCGCAACGAGGAGAAGCTCGCGGCGGTCGCCGCCGAGATCCACGCGCGCGGCGGCGAAGCGCTCGCCCTCCCCTGCGACATCAAGGATCCGGGGCAGGTGGAGTCGATGGCGGAGGCTGCGTGGGCCTGGCGCGGCGGCGTCGATCTCCTGCTCAACAACGCCGGCGCGAACTTCCTCGCCCCGGCCCTGGCGATCAGCGCCAACGGCTGGCGGGCGGTGGTGGACGTGGTGCTCAACGGCACGTTCTACGTCTCGCGCGCGATCGGCAGCCGGATGGTCGATCGCGGGCGCGGCAGGATCGTGATGATGGCTGCGACCAACGGGGAGAACGGCTCGCCGCTCATGGCCCACTCGGGCGCGGCGAAGGCCGGGGTGATCAACCTGGCGCAGACCCTGGCGGTGGAGTGGGCGGCGAGCGGCGTCACCGTCAACGCCGTCTGCCCCGGCCCCGTCGCCACCGAGGGGGCCAACCAGCGGCTCTGGGCAGACCCGGCCACGATGGAGCGGATCGGCAAGCGCGTGCCCCTGGGCCGCTTCGCCACGCCGGACGATTGCGTGGGCCCGGTGCTCTTCCTCGCCTCCGAGGCGGCCTCGTTCGTCACCGGCGCCAGCCTGGTGGTCGACGGCGGGGACCGGCTCCGGAACCCGGCGGCGCTCTTCGAAGCGCTGTAG
- a CDS encoding ThiF family adenylyltransferase: MALLDIDLEARPAERGFQLQRRFDRTARLLGESGMERLHGARVLVFGLGGVGSYAAEALARSGVGQLLLCDFDSVCITNCNRQLPAMQGTIGKKKAELLAERVKLINPACDVQAVTEFYAEESSDRLLGGPVSYVLDCIDNVKAKLHLLHSCIERQLPVVSSMGAAGRLDPTQVRVADLCETWNDPFAKDVRKLLKRKYGVDTEKPTGISTVFSPERLINPTPLSYDHNGFLCVCPHKENGMHTCDHRTVINGTVGFVTGTFGLVAASVAVRRIAEGSAQPPARG; this comes from the coding sequence ATGGCTCTCCTCGACATCGATCTCGAAGCCCGCCCGGCGGAGCGCGGCTTCCAACTCCAGCGCCGCTTCGATCGCACCGCCCGCCTCCTCGGCGAGAGCGGGATGGAGCGCCTGCACGGCGCCCGCGTCCTCGTCTTCGGCCTCGGCGGCGTCGGCTCCTACGCAGCGGAGGCGCTGGCTCGCTCCGGCGTCGGCCAGCTCCTGCTCTGTGATTTCGACTCGGTCTGCATCACCAACTGCAACCGGCAGCTGCCTGCGATGCAGGGGACCATCGGCAAGAAGAAGGCCGAGCTCCTCGCGGAGCGGGTCAAGCTGATCAACCCCGCGTGCGACGTGCAGGCGGTGACCGAGTTCTACGCGGAGGAATCGTCCGATCGCCTCCTCGGCGGACCGGTGAGCTACGTCCTCGACTGCATCGACAACGTGAAGGCGAAGCTCCACCTCCTCCACTCCTGCATCGAGCGGCAGTTGCCGGTGGTCTCCTCGATGGGCGCCGCCGGGCGGCTGGATCCGACCCAGGTCCGGGTCGCCGATCTCTGCGAGACCTGGAACGACCCCTTCGCCAAGGACGTGCGCAAGCTCCTCAAGCGCAAATACGGGGTCGACACCGAGAAGCCCACGGGGATCTCCACCGTCTTCTCCCCGGAGCGGCTGATCAACCCGACCCCGCTCTCCTATGACCACAACGGGTTCCTCTGCGTCTGCCCCCACAAGGAGAACGGGATGCACACCTGCGATCACCGCACGGTGATCAACGGCACGGTGGGCTTCGTCACCGGCACCTTCGGGCTGGTGGCGGCGAGCGTCGCGGTGCGCCGCATCGCCGAGGGGAGCGCGCAGCCGCCGGCGCGGGGCTGA